One window from the genome of Echinicola vietnamensis DSM 17526 encodes:
- a CDS encoding bestrophin family protein, producing the protein MLLNKRISILDFIKTIKVDIVLISSYAVVVGIFDQYGFLDKISVPIGVTAVFGTAVALLLGFRTNQAYERWWEARIIWGAIVNDSRTLVRQCVSFFKRGNDSYEALVAEMANRQIIWCYALGESLRKLPFSHRVIKYKESNKTEAFNIPNALLSEHSETLLKAKKKKMVNDFQQVQIDSIIAKLCDSMGKCERIKNTVFPKAHSLLIHLIIYVFATMLPFGLSDEYLAVEIGLTIGIPIIFIAIEKTSILMQDPFENQPLDTPMTDLAETIEINIKQMIGETDVPEKKKPTDYYVL; encoded by the coding sequence ATGCTCTTAAATAAAAGAATATCCATACTTGACTTTATCAAAACCATTAAGGTTGATATTGTACTTATCTCCTCCTATGCGGTCGTGGTAGGTATTTTCGATCAATACGGATTTCTTGACAAAATTTCGGTTCCTATTGGCGTCACTGCTGTTTTTGGTACTGCGGTAGCCTTACTGTTGGGTTTCCGAACCAATCAAGCCTATGAGCGGTGGTGGGAAGCCCGTATTATATGGGGTGCTATTGTAAACGATTCCAGGACACTGGTTCGGCAGTGTGTTTCATTTTTTAAAAGAGGCAACGATAGCTATGAAGCCCTGGTTGCGGAAATGGCCAATCGTCAGATCATTTGGTGCTATGCGCTTGGGGAATCACTAAGAAAACTACCTTTTTCCCACAGGGTCATTAAATATAAAGAATCCAATAAGACCGAAGCTTTTAATATTCCAAATGCTTTATTGTCAGAACATTCTGAAACCTTACTGAAGGCAAAGAAAAAAAAGATGGTTAATGATTTTCAGCAGGTGCAAATCGATAGCATCATCGCCAAGTTATGTGATTCTATGGGCAAGTGCGAACGCATAAAAAACACGGTCTTCCCCAAAGCACACAGCCTGTTGATCCATTTGATCATTTATGTGTTTGCTACCATGCTACCGTTTGGCTTATCAGATGAATACCTGGCAGTAGAAATAGGCCTGACTATTGGTATACCGATCATTTTTATTGCCATCGAAAAAACCTCCATTCTCATGCAGGATCCTTTTGAGAACCAGCCTTTGGACACGCCCATGACAGACCTGGCGGAAACGATAGAAATAAACATCAAGCAAATGATTGGAGAAACGGATGTTCCTGAAAAGAAAAAACCGACAGACTATTATGTTTTATAA
- a CDS encoding MgtC/SapB family protein — protein MDFQTEITLIPRLLVALVLGVLIGLDREIDGHAAGIRTYAAVCLGAALVTIINSHIEVADQTRIVANIVSGIGFLGAGIIFRDGSKNFISGLTTAATIWVTAAVGIAIGYGMYLIVSVTSALLILLLISQHFPFLKKKNIRK, from the coding sequence ATGGATTTTCAAACTGAAATAACGCTCATACCCAGACTACTTGTTGCCCTGGTACTTGGTGTTTTGATAGGACTCGACAGGGAAATTGACGGGCATGCCGCAGGAATCAGAACGTATGCTGCCGTTTGCCTGGGTGCGGCTTTAGTCACAATTATCAACTCCCACATTGAAGTTGCAGATCAGACCCGAATTGTTGCCAATATTGTTTCAGGCATTGGCTTCCTGGGGGCGGGTATTATTTTCAGAGATGGATCCAAAAATTTCATTTCAGGTTTGACAACCGCAGCTACTATTTGGGTCACTGCTGCTGTAGGAATTGCTATTGGATATGGCATGTACCTTATCGTGAGTGTCACATCCGCTTTGCTTATTCTATTATTGATTTCACAGCATTTCCCTTTTTTAAAAAAGAAAAATATTAGAAAATGA
- a CDS encoding FTR1 family protein: protein MASQDDSNLRTSIHLLDYISRDYTAAVQNGEVIDEGEFAEMQEFSDKVYVLIEESKLPQDDKLRMLSQLKELGKQIEKKAPHQSIYNLAQQTRQDIIKTTGLKTAPLIWPDLKNGKSLYVQNCTSCHGVNGAGDGKLAAGLKPAPTNFLNDTLMQEISSFQAYNTIKLGVEGTAMQSFATLSDKEIWDLAFYIKALRFTPQADKNSELQQKFDRANNTVNLEEVATLSDVELVKRLSNNDSADKELLLTALRTQSPGDNAQKYSLDKARNYLKSALQNYTSGSYSSAREDALAAYLEGIEPSEARLKANAPAFTARLEQQMFKIREVIENKGDKAQVEKEIDNGLAMLGQAEELMQDKKLNYWLSFALSASIMLREGLEAFLILALILALIRSSGLKKAIPWVHGGWITAILLGVAGWFFSDWVIGISGKNREIMEGMISLVAVIVLAFVGFWLHDHSHAKKWKKFIEEKIGKQLKKDKMFGIAFFSFMVVFREAFESILFLQAISLETQPAHQSSIGLGVLAAFVMISLFAVLFVRYSKKIPVRQLFRYSAWAITLLALILIGKGVHSIQEAGWLSVTGFPVSVSVDLLGIYPTIETVAAQVALLVLMLLLYFWSNHKTKIRSTKLN from the coding sequence ATGGCAAGCCAGGATGATAGCAACCTGCGAACTAGCATTCATTTGCTGGACTACATTTCAAGGGATTATACCGCAGCAGTGCAAAATGGCGAAGTAATAGACGAAGGCGAGTTTGCAGAAATGCAGGAATTCAGTGACAAAGTGTATGTACTCATTGAAGAAAGTAAGCTGCCACAGGATGATAAACTCCGTATGCTGTCGCAGTTAAAAGAATTAGGTAAGCAGATAGAAAAAAAAGCTCCGCATCAAAGTATTTATAACTTAGCCCAGCAGACCAGACAAGATATTATCAAAACTACCGGTCTTAAAACGGCTCCCCTGATATGGCCTGATCTCAAAAACGGAAAAAGCTTATATGTACAGAATTGTACTTCCTGCCATGGAGTGAATGGAGCGGGAGACGGTAAGTTGGCAGCTGGCTTAAAACCAGCTCCTACCAATTTTCTCAACGATACCCTGATGCAGGAAATCTCGTCCTTTCAGGCATATAACACTATAAAACTGGGTGTGGAAGGCACTGCCATGCAGAGTTTTGCCACCTTATCCGATAAAGAGATTTGGGATTTGGCATTTTATATAAAAGCCCTCCGCTTTACACCTCAAGCTGACAAAAATAGCGAGCTGCAACAGAAGTTTGATCGGGCAAACAATACAGTGAATTTAGAGGAGGTGGCTACCCTCTCTGATGTGGAATTGGTCAAACGGCTGAGCAATAATGATAGCGCTGACAAAGAGCTGTTGTTAACTGCACTGAGAACACAATCTCCCGGGGATAATGCACAAAAATATTCGCTTGATAAAGCAAGAAATTATTTAAAAAGTGCCTTGCAAAATTATACATCCGGCAGCTACTCCTCTGCACGTGAAGATGCCCTGGCAGCTTACCTGGAGGGTATCGAGCCTTCGGAGGCAAGACTAAAGGCCAATGCCCCTGCTTTTACAGCCCGCCTGGAGCAGCAAATGTTTAAGATTCGTGAGGTAATCGAAAATAAAGGTGATAAAGCACAAGTTGAGAAGGAAATTGACAATGGCCTTGCCATGCTGGGGCAGGCAGAGGAACTCATGCAGGACAAAAAACTTAATTATTGGCTATCCTTCGCACTGTCAGCTTCCATTATGTTGCGAGAGGGGCTGGAAGCATTTTTGATCCTGGCCCTCATCCTGGCCCTCATTCGTTCATCAGGACTAAAAAAGGCTATACCCTGGGTGCACGGAGGGTGGATAACCGCCATACTGTTAGGAGTGGCCGGATGGTTTTTCTCCGATTGGGTGATTGGTATAAGTGGTAAAAACCGGGAGATCATGGAAGGAATGATCTCGCTGGTGGCAGTGATCGTCCTGGCTTTCGTTGGGTTCTGGCTGCATGACCACTCACATGCCAAAAAATGGAAAAAGTTTATCGAAGAAAAAATAGGCAAGCAACTAAAAAAAGACAAGATGTTTGGTATTGCTTTTTTCTCCTTTATGGTTGTGTTTCGTGAGGCCTTTGAATCCATATTGTTTTTACAGGCTATCAGCCTGGAAACACAACCGGCTCATCAATCATCTATTGGATTGGGGGTTTTGGCTGCTTTTGTAATGATCTCCCTGTTTGCTGTCCTGTTTGTAAGGTATTCAAAGAAGATACCTGTTCGGCAGTTGTTTCGCTATTCGGCCTGGGCAATTACCTTACTGGCATTAATTCTGATCGGTAAAGGCGTTCATTCCATTCAGGAAGCCGGCTGGCTATCCGTTACCGGTTTTCCTGTATCGGTGAGTGTAGATTTGCTGGGGATATATCCCACTATTGAAACAGTAGCGGCACAAGTAGCGCTGCTGGTGCTCATGCTGTTGCTCTATTTTTGGAGTAACCATAAAACCAAAATCAGATCAACAAAACTGAATTAA